A single genomic interval of Koleobacter methoxysyntrophicus harbors:
- a CDS encoding potassium channel family protein, protein MRQFAVIGLGRFGSSVARTLYNLGYDVLGIDSSEEKTQAMVDSVTHAVTADGTDEHTLKALGIRNFDVVIVSIGQDIQASILVTLILKELGVKHVVAKAQNDLHGKVLYKIGADRVVFPERDMGMRVAHNLVSSNILDYIELAPDFSIVEVAAVPEWYNKTLRELNMRTKYGLNVMAIKNNGNINISPKADDVVGEGDILIVIGSNDDIKKIEKLGEK, encoded by the coding sequence ATGAGACAGTTTGCAGTTATAGGTTTAGGTAGATTCGGTTCAAGTGTAGCTAGAACATTGTACAATTTAGGGTATGATGTCCTAGGTATAGATTCTAGTGAAGAAAAGACCCAGGCCATGGTCGATAGTGTAACCCATGCCGTAACTGCTGATGGCACAGATGAGCATACATTAAAGGCCCTAGGTATTAGAAACTTCGATGTTGTCATTGTAAGTATCGGCCAGGACATACAGGCCAGTATTCTTGTTACCCTTATTTTAAAGGAATTAGGTGTTAAACATGTTGTTGCAAAAGCGCAAAATGACCTTCATGGCAAGGTATTATATAAGATAGGTGCTGACAGGGTAGTTTTCCCAGAAAGGGATATGGGGATGAGGGTTGCTCATAATCTGGTTTCTTCGAATATCTTAGATTATATTGAATTAGCCCCCGATTTTAGTATTGTCGAGGTTGCAGCTGTTCCTGAATGGTATAATAAAACTTTAAGGGAATTGAACATGAGAACGAAATATGGATTAAACGTTATGGCAATTAAAAATAACGGTAATATAAATATATCCCCGAAGGCAGATGATGTAGTCGGTGAAGGAGACATTTTAATTGTTATCGGATCAAATGATGATATTAAGAAGATAGAAAAATTAGGTGAAAAATAA
- a CDS encoding YqzL family protein: MLTPDFFWNIFEATGSITAYLIYRQLIIQ; this comes from the coding sequence GTGCTCACCCCTGATTTTTTTTGGAATATCTTTGAGGCCACTGGTTCTATAACTGCTTATCTTATTTACAGGCAGTTGATCATACAATAG
- the pheT gene encoding phenylalanine--tRNA ligase subunit beta: MLVPISWLKDYVDFDVKTEDLASALTMAGFNVENIIELGKDIINVVAGRIVLKEKHPNADKLYVCKVDIGDRELQIITGAQNINEGDIVPVALSGAVLPGGIKIEDSSFRGLISQGMMCSPKELNLDTKTFPDDQKTGILILPTNSPIGEDIKRILGLDETVLEIEVTANRPDCLSIIGIARETAAILKKEFRFPKLEVPKGKDHIAQYTGAELIAPELCQRYTIRMIDNVKIKPSPLWMQKRLQAAGIRPINNIVDITNYVMLEIGQPLHAFDFDCLEDNKIVVRRAKTGEKLKTLDGVERVLDEDILVIADSNKPVGIAGVMGGENSEITEKTKRVLLESATFNYANIRKTSRRLGVRTEASARFEKGLDPALAIKASERFVQLVIQTQSGEVIDGVIDIYPQEIKPRRISMNSGKVNKLLGTNITIEEMENILNRLELKVLKKTDTNLTIEVPTFRNDIAREADLAEEIGRIYGFNEIKATLPKGITTLGKINKEQAVVDKTKNILNSCGLSEVMTYSFISPKVFHKINIPEGHSLREVITIKNPLGEDYSIMRTTIIPNLLDVIERNINRNIDEIKIFELGNIYRPRDLLLQELPDEDRVLAIGVVGKADFYDLKGIIETLFENLNIDSYDFLPAKHPTFHPGRTAEILIKNEKIGVLGEIHPDVTEKYEINKRVYMCEINFERVIEATNLTFKYKPLPKFPAITRDIAVIVNEDIMAGDIKKTIEAEGGNIVEKIELFDVYKGRQIPDGYKSLAYSITFRSEERTLTDEDVTAIQEKILSELEKKFNAQLR; this comes from the coding sequence ATGCTCGTACCTATTAGCTGGCTGAAGGATTATGTTGATTTTGATGTAAAAACAGAAGACTTGGCATCGGCATTAACCATGGCGGGGTTTAATGTAGAGAATATTATAGAATTAGGTAAAGATATAATAAATGTAGTTGCTGGAAGAATCGTTTTAAAAGAAAAGCATCCTAATGCAGATAAACTGTATGTTTGTAAAGTTGATATAGGTGATAGAGAATTACAGATTATAACAGGAGCGCAGAACATTAACGAAGGAGATATAGTACCTGTCGCCCTATCGGGGGCTGTCTTACCGGGTGGAATAAAAATTGAAGACAGCAGTTTTAGGGGATTAATTTCTCAGGGAATGATGTGTTCCCCTAAGGAATTAAACCTTGATACAAAAACTTTCCCTGATGATCAAAAAACAGGAATATTAATCTTACCCACGAATTCACCGATTGGAGAAGATATTAAAAGAATCCTGGGTCTTGATGAAACAGTATTAGAAATAGAAGTAACTGCCAATAGGCCTGATTGCTTAAGTATAATAGGGATAGCCAGGGAAACTGCCGCAATACTTAAAAAAGAATTTAGATTTCCAAAGCTGGAAGTACCGAAGGGTAAAGACCACATAGCACAATATACCGGTGCAGAGTTGATAGCTCCTGAATTATGCCAGCGCTATACTATAAGGATGATAGATAATGTAAAGATAAAACCATCCCCATTGTGGATGCAAAAGCGTTTACAAGCAGCGGGGATTAGGCCCATTAACAATATAGTAGATATTACAAATTATGTTATGCTCGAAATCGGGCAACCGCTGCATGCCTTTGATTTTGACTGTTTAGAAGATAATAAAATAGTTGTAAGAAGGGCAAAAACGGGCGAAAAACTCAAGACCCTTGATGGAGTAGAAAGGGTTCTTGATGAAGATATTTTGGTGATTGCAGATTCCAACAAGCCTGTGGGAATTGCTGGAGTGATGGGAGGAGAGAATTCTGAGATTACGGAAAAGACTAAAAGGGTCCTCCTGGAATCGGCTACATTCAATTATGCAAATATAAGAAAGACTTCCCGGAGATTGGGTGTGCGAACAGAGGCATCGGCCAGATTTGAAAAGGGTCTTGACCCTGCTTTAGCCATAAAAGCCAGTGAAAGATTTGTACAGCTCGTAATCCAAACCCAATCTGGTGAAGTTATTGATGGGGTTATAGATATATATCCGCAGGAAATTAAACCGCGGAGAATCTCCATGAATTCGGGAAAAGTAAACAAGCTTCTAGGGACAAATATTACTATAGAAGAGATGGAAAACATATTAAATAGACTGGAGCTAAAAGTGCTGAAAAAAACTGACACTAACCTTACAATAGAAGTACCGACTTTTAGAAATGATATTGCCCGTGAGGCTGATCTGGCCGAAGAAATCGGAAGAATTTACGGTTTTAACGAAATTAAAGCTACATTACCTAAAGGAATTACCACCCTAGGAAAAATAAATAAGGAACAGGCTGTGGTAGATAAGACCAAGAATATACTTAATAGCTGCGGATTATCGGAGGTTATGACATATTCTTTTATCAGTCCTAAGGTTTTCCATAAAATTAATATACCTGAAGGCCATAGTTTGAGGGAGGTTATTACCATTAAGAATCCCCTTGGTGAAGATTATAGTATAATGAGGACTACGATTATACCCAATTTATTAGATGTTATAGAACGTAATATAAACAGAAATATTGATGAAATAAAGATATTTGAACTCGGTAACATTTATAGGCCTAGAGACCTTTTATTACAGGAATTACCGGATGAAGATAGGGTATTAGCCATAGGGGTCGTTGGTAAGGCAGATTTTTATGATTTAAAAGGAATCATCGAGACCCTTTTTGAGAATCTAAACATTGATTCTTATGATTTTTTACCTGCAAAACATCCAACCTTCCATCCGGGAAGGACAGCAGAAATTCTAATAAAAAATGAGAAAATAGGGGTTTTAGGAGAGATACATCCCGATGTTACTGAAAAGTATGAAATAAACAAAAGGGTCTATATGTGTGAAATTAACTTTGAAAGGGTCATCGAAGCAACGAATCTTACATTTAAATATAAGCCCCTTCCTAAATTCCCGGCGATAACTAGGGATATTGCAGTTATTGTTAATGAAGACATAATGGCCGGTGACATTAAAAAGACCATTGAAGCTGAAGGTGGCAATATAGTTGAGAAGATTGAGCTTTTCGACGTATATAAGGGCAGACAGATTCCCGATGGCTATAAAAGCCTCGCTTATTCAATAACGTTCAGATCTGAAGAAAGGACCCTTACAGATGAAGATGTTACTGCAATTCAGGAAAAAATATTATCTGAATTAGAAAAGAAATTTAATGCCCAATTGAGGTAA
- a CDS encoding cell division protein ZapA has translation MGGKGKNRVKVTINGEEYYMKGSVSPEYMKKIADYVDKKMTKLSESNPYLSFSKIAVLAALNITDELFKLREEFEEFLKLVEDDKK, from the coding sequence ATGGGTGGAAAGGGGAAAAATAGGGTTAAAGTTACGATAAATGGTGAAGAGTATTATATGAAAGGGAGTGTTTCCCCGGAATATATGAAAAAAATTGCTGATTATGTAGACAAAAAGATGACAAAGTTATCTGAATCTAACCCTTATTTGAGCTTTTCGAAAATCGCTGTACTGGCTGCATTAAATATAACTGATGAACTCTTCAAGCTTAGAGAGGAATTTGAAGAGTTCCTAAAGTTGGTTGAAGATGATAAGAAATAA
- the pheS gene encoding phenylalanine--tRNA ligase subunit alpha has translation MRDELKKIKDRAETALANAENFEELEKIRIEYLGKKGKLTQVLRGMGKLPPEERPLIGQLANQIREELENQIEDVKKEIKEKEKHAKLKQEVIDITIPGRKYNIGKKHPLTLILEDIKGFFIGMGYEVVEGPEIELDYYNFEALNIPENHPARDMQDTFYINDKILLRTQTSPVQVRVMEKTSPPLRIIAPGRVYRSDEVDATHSPMFHQVEVLAVDENLSLGDLKGTLIAFARHLFGEDRGVRFRPSYFPFTEPSAELDISCIACNGAGCRLCKYSGWLEILGCGMVNPKVLEIVGYDPEKVSGFAAGMGVERIALLKYGIDDMRLFFENDLRFLYQF, from the coding sequence ATGAGGGACGAATTGAAAAAAATAAAGGATAGAGCAGAAACAGCCTTAGCTAATGCTGAAAATTTTGAAGAATTAGAAAAAATAAGGATAGAATATTTAGGGAAAAAGGGCAAACTAACCCAGGTATTAAGAGGAATGGGAAAACTTCCTCCGGAGGAAAGGCCTTTGATAGGACAGCTGGCAAACCAAATAAGGGAGGAGTTAGAAAATCAGATTGAAGATGTAAAAAAAGAGATTAAAGAAAAAGAGAAACATGCAAAACTTAAACAAGAGGTTATAGATATAACTATTCCCGGAAGAAAATATAATATTGGTAAAAAACATCCATTAACCCTTATTTTAGAGGATATAAAAGGATTTTTTATCGGTATGGGATATGAAGTTGTTGAAGGGCCCGAAATTGAACTAGATTATTATAACTTTGAAGCCCTTAATATCCCGGAAAATCATCCGGCAAGGGATATGCAGGATACCTTTTATATAAACGATAAAATTCTTCTAAGGACTCAGACATCTCCCGTTCAGGTGAGGGTTATGGAAAAGACATCACCACCATTAAGAATTATCGCTCCGGGCAGGGTATATCGTTCAGATGAAGTAGATGCTACCCATTCACCGATGTTTCATCAAGTTGAAGTGCTGGCAGTAGACGAAAATCTTTCCCTCGGGGACCTTAAGGGGACCCTCATAGCCTTTGCAAGACACCTTTTCGGAGAAGATAGGGGAGTTCGGTTTAGACCCAGCTATTTCCCTTTTACAGAACCCAGTGCGGAACTTGATATATCGTGTATAGCATGTAATGGGGCAGGTTGTAGGTTGTGTAAATATTCCGGATGGCTTGAAATATTGGGATGCGGAATGGTTAATCCAAAAGTCTTAGAAATAGTCGGTTATGACCCTGAAAAAGTAAGCGGATTTGCTGCAGGGATGGGGGTAGAGCGCATAGCTCTATTAAAATACGGCATCGACGATATGAGGCTTTTTTTTGAAAATGACCTGAGATTTCTATATCAATTTTAA
- the rpmI gene encoding 50S ribosomal protein L35 — protein sequence MPKMKTHRGAAKRFKITKNGKIKRAKAYKSHILTKKDAKRKRGLKKPGLVSPADKKRIKELLPYS from the coding sequence ATGCCAAAAATGAAGACCCATAGAGGTGCAGCAAAGAGATTCAAAATAACAAAAAACGGGAAAATAAAGAGGGCAAAAGCATATAAAAGTCATATATTGACGAAAAAAGATGCCAAAAGGAAAAGAGGCTTAAAAAAACCGGGATTAGTGAGTCCCGCAGATAAAAAACGTATCAAGGAACTTTTACCTTATAGCTAA
- the rplT gene encoding 50S ribosomal protein L20: MPRVKRGVTARKRHKKILKLAKGYRGAKSKLFRPANQAVMKSLYYAYVGRKLRKRDFRKLWISRINAAARANGLSYSRFINGLKQAGVQINRKMLADLAVNDTKAFGELVEVAKSKL, encoded by the coding sequence ATGCCCAGAGTCAAAAGAGGTGTAACAGCCCGTAAAAGACATAAAAAGATTCTAAAATTAGCAAAAGGTTACAGAGGAGCTAAAAGTAAATTATTCAGGCCAGCTAATCAGGCCGTAATGAAGTCTCTGTATTATGCTTATGTAGGACGAAAATTAAGGAAAAGGGATTTTAGAAAATTATGGATATCAAGAATAAATGCTGCTGCCAGGGCAAATGGATTATCATACAGTAGATTTATCAATGGCCTAAAACAGGCGGGTGTCCAGATAAACAGGAAAATGTTAGCCGATCTGGCGGTTAATGACACAAAAGCCTTTGGTGAACTGGTTGAAGTTGCAAAAAGTAAATTGTAA
- a CDS encoding TrkH family potassium uptake protein: MIAINLMKSRHNIIQLKPTQVLALGFAGIIFIGTLILNLPIATVSRQSPGFINALFTATSAVCVTGLVVVDTGTYWSTLGQVVILILIQVGGLGIMTMATMVFLLLGKRITLRERLVIQEALNQFSIAGVVRLVRYILFLTFIVETSGALLLSFRFIPKYGMIRGLYYSIFHSISAFNNAGFDLIGGFKSFTPFKQDIWVNLVIMGLIILGGLGFTVIIDLIHHRNLNRVSLHSKLVLLLTFSLLILGFSTIFFLEFNNPDTLKPLPLIGKITASMFHSVTPRTAGFNTLPTEKLNTATQFFTMLFMFIGGSPGSTAGGIKTTTFGAIIITVWSIIRGRSDAVIFKKTIPSFIIYKSLSIIIIALVLISVITMILTITEKADFMSVIFEVFSAFGTVGLSLGLTPELSPAGKILIILTMFSGRVGPLTLALAFSVRRKKVTIKYPEEKILVG; the protein is encoded by the coding sequence ATGATAGCTATTAATTTAATGAAATCCAGACATAATATAATTCAGCTTAAACCCACCCAGGTATTAGCCCTCGGTTTTGCGGGAATTATCTTTATAGGCACATTAATATTAAATTTGCCAATTGCAACGGTTAGTCGCCAATCTCCTGGTTTTATAAATGCCTTATTTACAGCAACTTCTGCTGTATGTGTTACTGGCTTGGTAGTGGTTGATACCGGTACGTATTGGTCTACTTTAGGCCAGGTAGTTATTTTAATACTCATCCAAGTAGGCGGTCTAGGCATTATGACTATGGCTACTATGGTGTTTTTGCTTTTAGGAAAGAGGATTACATTAAGAGAAAGGCTTGTTATACAGGAGGCTTTAAACCAGTTTTCAATTGCCGGCGTAGTAAGACTTGTGAGATATATATTGTTTTTAACTTTTATTGTTGAAACCTCTGGTGCTTTATTATTGTCCTTTAGATTTATTCCAAAATATGGAATGATAAGAGGGTTGTACTACAGTATTTTTCATTCTATTTCAGCTTTTAATAATGCCGGTTTTGATTTAATTGGAGGCTTTAAGAGTTTTACGCCGTTCAAGCAGGATATATGGGTAAATCTTGTAATTATGGGGCTGATAATATTAGGGGGATTAGGTTTTACAGTAATAATAGACCTTATTCACCACAGGAATCTGAACAGAGTATCCCTGCATTCGAAACTGGTTTTACTTTTAACTTTTAGCTTGCTTATTTTAGGTTTTTCCACTATATTCTTTCTCGAATTCAATAATCCCGATACCCTAAAACCCCTTCCCCTTATAGGGAAGATAACGGCTTCTATGTTCCATTCAGTTACACCGAGAACCGCAGGTTTTAATACACTGCCGACGGAAAAATTAAATACAGCTACCCAATTTTTTACTATGCTTTTTATGTTTATCGGTGGTTCTCCAGGTTCAACAGCCGGAGGAATAAAAACGACTACATTTGGAGCTATAATAATAACCGTTTGGTCGATCATTAGAGGTCGAAGTGATGCAGTCATTTTCAAAAAGACTATTCCGTCGTTTATTATATATAAATCCCTTTCTATTATCATTATAGCCTTAGTTTTAATTTCAGTTATAACAATGATCCTCACAATTACCGAAAAAGCTGATTTTATGTCGGTTATTTTTGAAGTTTTTTCTGCTTTTGGTACTGTAGGGCTTTCCCTTGGTTTAACCCCCGAACTATCTCCGGCGGGAAAAATTTTGATAATATTAACCATGTTTTCCGGTAGAGTAGGGCCATTAACCCTTGCTTTAGCCTTCAGCGTTAGGAGGAAGAAGGTAACTATTAAGTATCCGGAAGAGAAGATTCTGGTAGGATAA
- the rlmB gene encoding 23S rRNA (guanosine(2251)-2'-O)-methyltransferase RlmB yields MNIYDVNRHSRVIKQIINLNRRTYRDKKGLFFVEGERILEEAINSDYKIKYLICSQSYVKKKNHKLIDRLIYKGLNIYVIDDKLMEEISDTVTPQGIIAVVEKKIIHVESVLNSSANHFLLIVDGVRDPGNLGTIIRTAHACGVNGVFLIKGTVDQFNPKVLRSAAGSIFHVPVLMLDDTEQIIIDLKKAGINVIISHLQGDKYPFNVDLKEPIAIVVGNEAFGVNPKLADICNNLVKIPMPGNAESLNVAVAAGILMYEVVRQRLIGIL; encoded by the coding sequence ATGAATATTTATGACGTAAATAGACATAGCAGGGTAATCAAGCAAATAATAAATTTAAACCGTCGAACTTACAGGGATAAAAAGGGTCTCTTTTTTGTTGAAGGGGAAAGGATACTAGAGGAAGCCATAAATTCAGATTATAAAATAAAGTACTTAATTTGCAGTCAAAGTTATGTTAAAAAAAAGAATCACAAATTAATTGATAGGTTAATTTATAAAGGATTAAACATATATGTCATAGATGATAAACTTATGGAAGAAATATCAGACACTGTTACCCCACAGGGGATAATTGCAGTTGTAGAGAAAAAGATAATACATGTGGAAAGTGTTTTAAACTCATCTGCGAATCATTTTTTACTAATCGTTGATGGAGTTAGGGACCCAGGGAATCTGGGTACTATAATACGAACAGCCCATGCATGTGGTGTGAATGGAGTGTTTTTAATTAAAGGTACCGTTGACCAGTTTAATCCGAAAGTCTTGCGTTCTGCTGCAGGTTCGATATTTCATGTTCCCGTACTAATGCTAGATGATACTGAACAGATAATAATTGATTTAAAAAAGGCGGGAATCAATGTAATAATTTCTCATTTGCAAGGAGATAAATATCCTTTTAACGTAGATTTGAAAGAACCTATAGCAATTGTTGTAGGGAATGAAGCTTTTGGAGTGAACCCGAAACTTGCTGATATATGTAATAATTTAGTAAAAATTCCCATGCCCGGAAATGCTGAATCATTAAATGTTGCTGTTGCTGCCGGTATTTTAATGTATGAAGTAGTTAGACAGAGGCTGATAGGTATCTTGTAA
- the polX gene encoding DNA polymerase/3'-5' exonuclease PolX encodes MKNLEVSWILNEIADYMEILGENIYKIAVYRKASKIIKELKQDIQDILKEDRLREIPGIGKALEAKIKEIIETGECAYHRDLKKQIPEDLLELLKIPGLGAKKIRVIYENLKVKNIDELKAAAEQKKIRDLRGMGAKTELNILKGIKMLEDNRAFTILGIALPIAESIIDILKRVEGVEEIEITGEIRRKREMVRQIELLALTENPHITKKVFKQMPGIKEVLEETPNRCSIFLDVGIKADLEITKERNEFISALYYSTGSDKHIAKMVSIAGTLGYRILKNETIDINDKKITVEKEQDVFNILNMPYIIPELREDCGEVEAALEGELPKVIDIADIKGDLHIHSNWSDGINTIEEIAQYARDLGYKYIAITDHSKSLAIAKGLTERELLKQIEEIKGLNSRIKGISVLSGIEVDILMDGTLDYPDNILKELDIVIASVHTGFKQDKFQMTNRIIKAMNNRYVNIIAHPTGRLLGKRQGYEVIVDEVLKEARENNIILEINASPDRLDLNDILARKAKEMGVKMAVNTDAHEVLRLEEMRYGVFVAKRAWLENKDIINTYPLNDLLNLLKIKKV; translated from the coding sequence ATAAAGAACCTAGAGGTTTCATGGATCTTGAATGAAATTGCTGATTATATGGAAATATTAGGGGAAAATATTTATAAGATAGCGGTGTATAGAAAGGCTTCTAAAATTATAAAAGAACTTAAACAGGACATACAGGATATATTAAAAGAGGACCGTCTGCGTGAAATACCGGGAATCGGTAAGGCTTTAGAAGCCAAGATAAAAGAGATAATAGAAACAGGGGAATGTGCATATCACCGAGATTTAAAAAAACAAATCCCGGAGGATTTATTAGAATTGCTAAAAATTCCAGGATTGGGTGCAAAAAAGATAAGGGTTATTTATGAAAACCTGAAAGTAAAAAATATCGATGAACTCAAAGCAGCTGCTGAACAAAAGAAAATAAGGGATTTACGTGGAATGGGAGCCAAAACAGAACTGAATATTTTAAAGGGAATAAAAATGCTTGAGGATAATAGGGCTTTTACTATTTTGGGTATTGCTTTGCCCATAGCAGAAAGTATAATTGATATATTAAAGAGAGTTGAAGGGGTAGAAGAAATCGAGATTACTGGAGAGATTAGACGAAAACGGGAAATGGTCAGGCAAATTGAACTGTTGGCTTTAACAGAGAATCCTCATATTACAAAGAAAGTTTTTAAACAGATGCCTGGGATAAAGGAAGTCCTTGAAGAAACACCGAATAGGTGTAGTATTTTTTTAGATGTCGGCATAAAGGCAGATCTAGAAATAACTAAAGAAAGGAACGAATTTATTTCTGCCCTTTATTATAGCACAGGAAGTGATAAGCATATAGCGAAAATGGTTTCTATAGCAGGCACCCTCGGTTACCGGATCTTAAAGAACGAAACTATCGATATTAATGATAAGAAAATCACCGTAGAAAAGGAACAGGATGTGTTCAATATATTAAATATGCCATATATTATCCCTGAGCTGAGGGAAGATTGCGGTGAGGTTGAGGCAGCTTTAGAGGGAGAACTTCCTAAAGTAATAGATATCGCTGATATTAAAGGCGATTTGCATATACACAGCAATTGGAGTGATGGGATAAATACCATTGAAGAAATAGCACAATATGCCAGGGATTTAGGTTATAAATATATCGCTATTACTGACCATTCGAAGTCTTTAGCAATAGCTAAGGGGTTAACAGAAAGAGAACTTTTAAAACAAATAGAAGAGATAAAGGGATTAAACAGCAGGATTAAAGGAATTTCCGTCCTTTCAGGGATTGAAGTGGATATCTTAATGGATGGTACTCTGGATTATCCTGATAATATTCTAAAGGAACTTGATATAGTTATTGCATCTGTTCATACTGGATTTAAACAGGATAAATTCCAAATGACTAACAGAATAATAAAGGCAATGAACAATAGATATGTTAATATCATCGCCCATCCTACCGGTAGACTCCTTGGCAAGAGACAGGGATACGAAGTCATAGTAGATGAAGTATTAAAAGAAGCTCGCGAGAATAATATAATTCTTGAAATTAATGCTTCCCCTGATCGACTGGACTTAAACGATATTCTTGCTCGAAAGGCCAAAGAAATGGGTGTAAAAATGGCAGTAAATACTGATGCCCATGAGGTGCTCAGGTTAGAAGAAATGAGATATGGCGTTTTTGTTGCAAAGAGGGCATGGTTAGAAAACAAGGATATTATAAATACGTATCCATTAAATGATCTTCTAAATCTATTAAAGATTAAAAAGGTATAG